A genome region from Geobacter pickeringii includes the following:
- a CDS encoding ABC-F family ATP-binding cassette domain-containing protein, with the protein MIHLSSITKQHGAQVLFRDASFQILPGTRTGLVGPNGAGKTTIFRIITGEEEVDAGEITCARKTTIGYFSQDVGDMAGRSALEEVMAGSAETVRLAAELKEMEAAMGEPHSDDAMTALLERYGAAMEEFEHRGGYDLDTRAQAVLTGLGIGPDRFHHPVESFSGGWKMRIALAKILTLKPDVLLLDEPTNHLDVESIIWLEEWLATEFDGALLMTSHDRDFMNRIVTRIIEVANRTVTTYGGNYDFYERERDIRREQLLASHKRQQEMLAKEEEFIARFAARASHAAQVQSRVKKLEKIDRIEIPPEERTVRFEFSEPPRSGEDVVVMEGLGKVWQTPAGIEKPVFSGVSGIVRRLNKIAVVGVNGAGKSTFLKVLAGQTEPTAGSVALGANVELGYFSQHAMELLDPKKSVFETVQEAIPLATIGVIRNLLAAFLFPGDDVDKRIENLSGGEKSRVVLATLLARPVNFLVLDEPTNHLDIRSREILLDALQNFAGTVVLVSHDRHFLRQLVDRVFEIDHGEMRVYEGDYGYYLAKAHGEPHP; encoded by the coding sequence ATGATCCATCTCTCTTCCATCACCAAGCAGCACGGCGCCCAGGTACTCTTCCGCGACGCCAGCTTCCAGATCCTCCCCGGCACCCGCACCGGCCTCGTGGGCCCCAACGGCGCCGGCAAGACCACCATCTTCCGGATCATCACCGGCGAGGAGGAGGTGGACGCCGGCGAGATCACCTGCGCCAGGAAGACCACCATCGGCTACTTCTCCCAAGACGTGGGTGACATGGCGGGGAGAAGCGCCCTGGAGGAGGTGATGGCCGGCTCGGCGGAGACGGTGCGCCTCGCCGCCGAGCTGAAGGAGATGGAGGCGGCCATGGGCGAGCCCCACTCCGACGACGCCATGACGGCGCTCCTGGAGCGCTACGGCGCCGCCATGGAGGAGTTCGAGCACCGCGGCGGCTACGACCTCGACACCCGGGCCCAGGCGGTCCTCACCGGCCTCGGCATCGGCCCCGACCGGTTCCATCACCCGGTGGAGTCGTTCAGCGGCGGCTGGAAGATGCGGATCGCCCTGGCGAAGATCCTCACCCTGAAGCCCGACGTGCTCCTGCTGGACGAGCCGACCAACCACCTGGACGTGGAGTCGATCATCTGGCTGGAGGAGTGGCTCGCCACCGAGTTCGACGGCGCGCTCCTCATGACGAGCCACGACCGGGACTTCATGAACCGGATCGTCACCCGGATCATCGAGGTGGCCAACCGGACCGTCACCACCTACGGCGGCAACTACGACTTCTACGAGCGGGAGCGCGACATCCGCCGCGAGCAGCTTCTGGCGAGCCACAAGCGCCAGCAGGAGATGCTCGCCAAGGAGGAGGAGTTCATCGCCCGTTTCGCCGCCCGGGCCTCCCACGCGGCCCAGGTCCAGTCGCGGGTGAAGAAGCTGGAGAAGATCGACCGGATCGAGATCCCCCCCGAGGAGCGGACGGTCCGCTTCGAGTTCAGCGAGCCTCCCCGCAGCGGCGAGGACGTGGTGGTGATGGAGGGTCTGGGAAAGGTCTGGCAGACCCCCGCCGGCATAGAGAAGCCGGTCTTCAGCGGGGTCTCGGGGATCGTGCGCCGGCTGAACAAGATCGCGGTCGTCGGGGTGAACGGGGCGGGAAAGTCGACCTTCCTCAAGGTGCTGGCGGGCCAGACGGAGCCCACCGCCGGGAGCGTGGCGCTCGGGGCCAACGTGGAGCTCGGCTACTTCAGCCAGCACGCCATGGAGCTCCTCGATCCGAAAAAGAGCGTTTTCGAGACGGTGCAGGAGGCGATCCCCCTGGCGACCATCGGCGTCATCCGCAACCTGCTGGCGGCGTTCCTCTTCCCGGGAGACGACGTGGACAAGCGGATCGAGAACCTCTCCGGCGGCGAGAAGAGCCGGGTGGTGCTGGCGACGCTCCTGGCCCGGCCGGTGAACTTCCTCGTGCTGGACGAGCCGACCAACCACCTGGACATCCGGTCGCGGGAGATCCTCCTGGACGCCCTGCAGAACTTCGCCGGCACCGTGGTGCTGGTGAGCCACGACCGCCACTTCCTCCGCCAGCTCGTGGACCGGGTCTTCGAGATCGATCACGGCGAGATGCGGGTCTACGAGGGGGATTACGGCTACTACCTCGCCAAGGCCCACGGCGAGCCGCACCCGTGA
- a CDS encoding anaerobic C4-dicarboxylate transporter family protein — MFWLEFAVVLTAIFIGARMGGIGLGVMGGLGLAVLTFVFHLQPTTPPIDVMLMIAAVVTAAGVLQAAGGLDYLVGVAERILRSNPDRITFFGPLVTYFFTLFAGTGHVAYSVLPVIAEVSRETGVRPERPLSISVIASQQAITASPISAATVALLGLLGGTTAKLGFHIELIDILKVCIPSTLIGVILAAFVANRMGKDLAKDPEYQQRITDGLVPELNFCEPTPAGARSLGAASSTFEKKEAPATAKIAVALFLIGAISVVLFGSFPALRPEWLVAGKAVKMGMPHVIELVMLSVAALMILICKVNVTKAVEGSVFIAGVQAVIAIFGIAWMGDTFFQGNMEFLGGSIKSMVTAAPWLFAFALFVLSVLLYSQAATVRALMPLGITLGIPAPALMAMFPAVNGYFFIPNYPTIVAAINFDRTGTTRIGRYVLNHSFMLPGLVATASSVAIGFLLVKLLF; from the coding sequence ATGTTCTGGCTCGAATTCGCAGTGGTACTGACGGCAATCTTCATCGGCGCACGGATGGGAGGGATCGGTCTCGGGGTCATGGGGGGGCTCGGCCTCGCCGTCCTCACCTTCGTCTTCCATCTGCAGCCCACCACTCCTCCCATCGACGTGATGCTCATGATCGCGGCGGTGGTGACGGCGGCCGGGGTCCTCCAGGCGGCGGGGGGGCTCGACTACCTCGTCGGCGTGGCGGAGCGGATCCTCCGGAGCAACCCGGACCGGATCACCTTCTTCGGCCCCCTGGTCACCTATTTCTTCACCCTCTTCGCCGGCACGGGGCACGTGGCCTACTCGGTCCTGCCGGTCATCGCCGAGGTCTCCCGCGAGACCGGCGTCCGCCCCGAGCGGCCGCTCTCGATCTCGGTCATCGCCTCCCAGCAGGCGATCACGGCGAGCCCCATCTCGGCGGCCACCGTGGCGCTGCTCGGCCTCCTCGGCGGGACCACGGCCAAGCTCGGCTTCCACATCGAACTGATCGACATCCTCAAGGTCTGCATCCCCTCGACCCTCATCGGGGTCATCCTCGCTGCCTTCGTGGCCAACCGGATGGGGAAAGATCTGGCGAAAGATCCCGAATACCAGCAGCGGATCACCGACGGCCTCGTGCCGGAGCTGAACTTCTGCGAGCCGACCCCGGCCGGCGCCCGGAGCCTCGGTGCCGCCTCCTCTACCTTCGAGAAGAAGGAGGCCCCCGCCACCGCCAAGATCGCCGTGGCCCTCTTTCTGATCGGCGCCATCTCCGTCGTCCTCTTCGGCTCCTTCCCTGCCCTGCGCCCCGAGTGGCTCGTGGCCGGCAAGGCGGTGAAAATGGGGATGCCCCACGTGATCGAGCTGGTGATGCTCTCCGTGGCGGCGCTCATGATCCTCATCTGCAAGGTGAACGTCACCAAGGCGGTGGAGGGGAGCGTCTTCATCGCCGGGGTGCAGGCGGTCATCGCCATCTTCGGCATCGCCTGGATGGGGGACACCTTCTTCCAGGGGAACATGGAGTTCCTCGGCGGCTCCATCAAGAGCATGGTGACCGCGGCGCCGTGGCTCTTCGCCTTCGCCCTCTTCGTCCTGTCGGTGCTCCTCTACAGCCAGGCCGCCACGGTGCGGGCGCTGATGCCCCTCGGCATCACCCTCGGCATCCCGGCCCCGGCGCTCATGGCGATGTTCCCGGCGGTGAACGGCTACTTCTTCATCCCCAACTACCCGACCATCGTCGCCGCCATCAACTTCGACCGGACCGGCACCACGCGGATCGGCAGGTACGTCCTGAACCACAGCTTCATGCTCCCGGGGCTCGTGGCGACGGCCAGCTCGGTGGCCATCGGCTTCCTGCTGGTGAAGCTCCTGTTCTAA